A window of the Virgibacillus pantothenticus genome harbors these coding sequences:
- a CDS encoding RNA polymerase sigma factor, protein MQDEEYMRQLSLGIDSAFDILVFRYHKPLFGYVYRLLNDEKLAEDIVQETFLKIYQQGQKGFIPDQFKPWMYKIATNTCKDYWRKPVSRLEYVTDKDLKAKEQVYQIIDHQLERQWMVESLNKLSMDYRTVLYLRFYQDLKYTEIALALDISINTVKTRIARGLKQLGNILAEDERKGVEENK, encoded by the coding sequence ATGCAAGATGAAGAATATATGCGGCAATTATCACTTGGAATAGATTCAGCGTTCGATATTCTAGTTTTCCGATATCATAAACCTCTGTTTGGATATGTATATCGATTATTGAACGATGAAAAATTAGCCGAAGATATTGTACAAGAAACATTTCTAAAAATCTATCAACAAGGTCAAAAGGGATTCATTCCCGATCAATTTAAACCGTGGATGTATAAAATCGCGACGAATACTTGTAAGGATTATTGGCGAAAACCAGTCTCGCGGCTTGAATATGTAACAGATAAAGATTTGAAAGCAAAGGAGCAAGTTTACCAAATTATTGATCATCAGCTGGAGCGGCAATGGATGGTAGAATCACTAAACAAATTATCTATGGATTATCGAACGGTATTATATTTACGTTTTTATCAGGACTTGAAATACACGGAAATAGCTTTGGCGTTGGATATTTCGATCAACACTGTAAAAACTCGAATTGCACGTGGGTTAAAACAGCTTGGTAACATATTAGCTGAAGATGAACGGAAAGGGGTTGAGGAAAATAAGTAA
- a CDS encoding ABC transporter permease → MSVMKSVFQNEWLLLLRNKFLAVPVLANILYWGYVIIAYEIQPIHYEERAAVFYQSFIWLLLLNLFIIGLFAVYMASKDRDSYFEQLVVTYEVKNGEWIVGKWLITQLYGICITMITVVVQALWFIVTPTPIGDWFKNIFYVFMQMEGAFFLLISIGFLFAHLIKSMLAYLAIPAILVLSLFLPFDYAGTAESWDNPKFHLLTPFDFMFVETPYDGIWGIYHLFKNAMLHQSAIILLSVVVIGLALLFFQRKRRSHKEKKLIPILITIFLIPTAVLSGARFMQYDQALHQYIATGKKYAESFDGEGDYNEWMNSFYEEHKDDQPYEFSMEKTNISVELQAEDYINVQSNLKIKHNGNESIDEVFLTLYHGLNIKECTSERTVSCSRSGDFIKLHLEQPMKPNDTLHLSLQYEGNVLQYREDGYVEQAFIKNDRVYLPKEAGWYPLIGKRNLVIAREHDNLYAGFELRNARLVEDFPTEFTVNMKQDQKLPLALTIPEISKGTFQGNSQYGLSLIGGKFKEDKVGEIRVVAHPESVNGMKEVIGRYQQSWSFIEDWLEVQMSPSVIYILSDNYYYLTRDGVNHDFFVMRNEYVDDVEIAHELLNELTRENPFDGTRDFSVFYDALVWILLDNLHEQDGFLEWYKTNVSDEGEILTRVKLLQDYAEKGTEPFKAVLQYLFNYWAGLDHKQEFDLEAALKQYEGKSKQ, encoded by the coding sequence ATGAGCGTAATGAAATCCGTTTTTCAAAATGAATGGCTGCTTTTACTTCGAAATAAATTCTTAGCTGTCCCAGTATTAGCAAATATATTGTATTGGGGGTATGTCATCATCGCTTATGAAATCCAGCCAATCCATTATGAAGAACGTGCTGCCGTATTTTACCAAAGCTTCATCTGGTTACTGTTACTCAATTTGTTCATCATTGGGCTCTTTGCCGTTTATATGGCGAGCAAAGATCGGGATAGTTATTTTGAACAATTAGTCGTAACGTACGAAGTGAAAAACGGGGAATGGATTGTAGGGAAATGGCTGATTACCCAATTATATGGAATTTGTATTACGATGATAACAGTCGTCGTGCAAGCATTATGGTTTATAGTAACACCCACGCCGATAGGAGATTGGTTTAAAAATATATTTTACGTATTCATGCAAATGGAAGGGGCATTTTTTCTTCTCATTTCTATCGGTTTTTTATTTGCACACCTCATTAAGTCAATGCTTGCGTATTTGGCTATTCCAGCTATTTTAGTGCTAAGCTTATTTCTGCCCTTTGACTATGCTGGAACTGCTGAAAGTTGGGATAATCCAAAGTTTCATTTATTGACTCCTTTTGATTTTATGTTCGTTGAAACTCCTTATGATGGGATATGGGGGATTTATCATCTGTTTAAAAATGCCATGTTGCACCAAAGTGCTATCATTTTATTGAGCGTTGTGGTTATTGGATTAGCTCTGTTATTTTTTCAGCGTAAGCGCAGGAGTCATAAAGAAAAAAAGCTGATCCCTATTCTCATTACGATCTTTCTTATTCCAACGGCTGTGTTAAGTGGCGCGCGGTTCATGCAATATGATCAGGCGCTTCATCAATACATTGCAACGGGGAAGAAATATGCTGAGTCGTTTGATGGAGAGGGCGACTATAACGAATGGATGAATTCCTTTTATGAAGAGCATAAAGACGATCAGCCATATGAATTTTCAATGGAAAAAACAAATATAAGTGTGGAATTGCAAGCGGAGGATTATATAAACGTTCAAAGTAACTTAAAAATAAAACATAACGGGAACGAGTCAATAGATGAAGTTTTTTTAACTTTGTATCACGGCTTAAACATAAAGGAATGCACGAGCGAAAGGACCGTTTCTTGTTCACGGAGTGGAGATTTTATTAAACTTCATTTAGAACAACCAATGAAGCCCAATGATACATTGCACCTCAGTCTTCAATATGAAGGAAATGTATTGCAATATCGCGAGGATGGCTATGTGGAACAAGCGTTTATAAAGAATGATCGCGTGTATCTTCCGAAAGAAGCAGGATGGTATCCTTTAATTGGAAAACGTAATCTAGTTATCGCTCGGGAGCATGATAACTTATATGCAGGATTTGAATTAAGAAACGCTCGGCTTGTGGAGGATTTCCCTACAGAATTTACCGTGAACATGAAGCAAGATCAAAAACTTCCGCTTGCATTGACGATACCAGAAATTAGTAAAGGAACGTTTCAAGGGAATTCTCAATACGGTCTTTCTTTAATAGGTGGAAAATTCAAGGAAGACAAGGTTGGTGAAATTCGCGTTGTTGCTCATCCTGAATCTGTTAACGGTATGAAAGAAGTGATTGGACGCTATCAACAATCTTGGAGCTTTATTGAGGATTGGTTAGAAGTTCAAATGAGCCCCTCGGTTATCTATATATTGAGTGATAACTATTATTATCTTACACGTGATGGCGTAAATCATGATTTTTTTGTAATGAGAAATGAGTATGTGGATGATGTAGAAATTGCCCATGAACTCCTAAATGAGTTGACTCGGGAAAATCCTTTCGATGGCACCCGAGATTTTTCTGTTTTTTACGATGCGTTGGTGTGGATATTGCTCGATAATCTCCACGAACAAGATGGTTTTTTGGAATGGTATAAAACCAATGTGTCAGATGAGGGTGAAATACTTACAAGAGTAAAGTTATTACAAGACTACGCGGAAAAAGGAACAGAACCATTTAAAGCTGTCCTACAGTATCTTTTTAACTATTGGGCAGGGCTAGACCACAAGCAGGAATTTGATTTGGAAGCGGCTTTAAAACAATACGAAGGGAAATCGAAACAATGA
- a CDS encoding ABC transporter ATP-binding protein — MSIKIEGLQKSYRSFQALKNINLQIETGLFGLLGPNGAGKSTLMKILSTILPFQEGKVSIYGHDLVSEGDKVRQLLGYLPQHFNVPSQFTGREFLHYVASLKGVSNLQERKNQVEKTLEDVNLIEQANKKIKGYSGGMKRRLGVAQALIGNPKFIILDEPTAGLDPSERIRFRNVMERLSKDHSIILSTHIINDIESSCKNVAVIHRGEVLFQGFTELLADKAKNVAWELSVPFSQYDKIEKEYVIISSRKEKDQAVFRIISKEQPQGNVRPVQPTVEDGYMAVISRVMS, encoded by the coding sequence TTGTCCATTAAAATCGAAGGATTACAAAAATCATATCGTTCATTTCAAGCATTAAAAAATATTAATTTACAAATTGAAACGGGATTGTTTGGGCTCCTTGGCCCGAATGGAGCAGGGAAATCAACACTAATGAAGATTTTGAGTACGATTCTTCCTTTTCAAGAAGGGAAGGTATCTATATATGGTCATGATTTAGTCAGTGAAGGGGATAAGGTACGACAACTGCTCGGGTATTTGCCGCAGCATTTTAACGTGCCAAGCCAATTTACGGGTAGGGAGTTCCTACATTATGTAGCATCCTTAAAAGGTGTGTCGAATCTACAGGAAAGAAAAAACCAGGTAGAAAAGACTCTCGAAGACGTGAACCTTATTGAACAAGCTAATAAAAAGATAAAGGGCTACTCGGGAGGAATGAAGCGGCGGCTTGGGGTTGCGCAGGCGCTTATCGGAAACCCGAAATTCATCATTCTTGATGAACCGACTGCAGGACTTGACCCTTCAGAAAGGATTCGTTTTCGAAATGTAATGGAAAGGTTGAGTAAAGATCATTCGATTATTTTATCAACTCATATCATAAATGATATTGAATCTAGTTGTAAAAATGTTGCGGTCATTCATCGCGGTGAGGTTCTTTTTCAAGGATTCACTGAATTATTAGCTGATAAAGCGAAAAATGTAGCATGGGAGTTATCGGTTCCCTTTTCTCAATATGACAAAATTGAAAAAGAATATGTCATTATTTCTAGCCGTAAGGAAAAAGATCAGGCTGTTTTTCGAATTATTTCCAAAGAACAACCACAAGGTAATGTAAGACCTGTACAACCAACGGTCGAGGATGGCTATATGGCAGTTATAAGCAGGGTGATGTCATGA